The Biomphalaria glabrata chromosome 13, xgBioGlab47.1, whole genome shotgun sequence sequence GCACAAGATGGCGTCGTATGATGTATGATTTAAATGTGTACAGCCCGATTTCtacatttgttgttttaataCTTAATACTAATCAACACATGTACACGTAGTATATGTAATTAGATTCTCAGTAAAACGCTTTTAATTATGAGCATGTAAAACTGATAAGGACGATAGTTAGCATAAGTAGGGCCTAGTTAGCATAAGTAGGGCCTAATCTGAAACCAACATATGTTTTTCTATGCAGAGCCACTAAAAATGTCCTCAAAGGCTCAATTatcataacaatattttttaatgtgctaAAATGACTCTAATTTGttgcaatataaacaaattaaaacgtaaatctagtctcaagatctTCTACAATCCAATaaagaatatattattttaaaaaaagaaagttggcaTCGTTAGATGTACCAAATGCTGGAAGAAAAATCTGGCAGCTTTCATTTCATTGGCTTATAAAAGATCATTGACTATTTTAAAGTTTGGTTGTCCACAAAAAGGTTATAAACAGGCCGTAAGTTTCAGATTGATATAGACGTCTATTCTTTTCTAAATCTATCTAGAATTatagtaaattaaatttattatttttatatactaaatatagatatctagactctatatagatctagtaaaagtaaaatttaataaGTAATAGTAAACTAGTCAGTCATCAGTTTAGTCAAGTTTAGTTTAGAATTAGTgactattttagtatttaacTATTAGACTAGTATTAGTGATAGACTAGTCATGTCTCTACTGAAACTATGAATCAttgaatctagattctagatctaaatcataatctaaatttagtttcttttttatcatattaaaaatgtgtttttacatctGGCGTTTGTCACTTTGTGTAGAATaatttttaatctagatctagactagatttagatatctaCAAGTTACAAGTTACAGTCCTCGTTTCTAAAATCTAAACTTAAAGCAAAAATGATAGCTATTCTAGATCATAATCTAGACTATGacttgacaaaataaaaataaatatgtgaaGAGTGGACTAAGTTACGAATAGAGATAAGCCTATTATTGTAATACTGGCTGTTCCACTGAATATAATACAAGGGTCAAAAAGTGTTTTGTAGGGGCGGGGCgtttcattaaatttaaaaatagaatctatgtgtgtgtgtttgggaagaatatccatcccagtggcactacagtcCATGGAGGGCACtctagcacatctttccattctgtTCTATCTTGGGCTATATGTCTCCATGCCAGGAATCTTAGCTGTTATAGATgtgcctctacatcatcaagctTAAGTTTTTGTGGTCTGCCTTTTAGTTTTTGTCAGTGAAAAAcctttgctcctctgttctctgacattcttttgaGGTGACCTGCCCAGCATAATCTGTTGCTTTTATTTCCGTTACTATGGGCTATGggctgttgaaaaaaaaaggggggggggcagtcttCATTTAGCTGGTAAATTTCTCGGTTGGTGCGAGGCCTTCATCCAGTTTCCTCATGTTTGgcaacataactttttttaaagaattttctTTCCCAGGTATTTAGCAgattttctgtttattttttgtgaGCATCTAGGTTtcaattacatatatatacataacaaCTGGTCTTATGATTGTTTTGTAGATAGttttcttaaatatatatatattagatataaatTTGCTTGcttttttaagtttgtgttgtGTGTTATAGAAAACTCTCTTGCCTGCCGCTAGTCATTCCTAATAGATCTCTGTCATTAGttcattttttaatatgtatcaTGCTTCCTAAATATTTAAACTTGTATACGTTTTCAAACTTGTGGTTAGTAATTttgatatatattgtttttcttcttgacTGCCTGATTTTCTCTTGTCATTAGAACATACTTGGTTTTCTTGTCATTTATTTCAAGTCCCGCTGGTCGAGATGCTACTTCCAGTTGTGTGAAAGCTCTAGCAATATCAGAGGTTGTCTTTACTTTCAATAAGGCAATATCATCTGCATAGGCAAGATATTGTAGAGGTTAGCTGTATATCATTCCTGTTTTGTCTTCTGAAGTAGTTAGTTATTATTCACCTTGTGTTTTTGACAATCATATTGTTGTGTTCTTTTTCTTATTCTTCTttacttattctttgtctaaatttggcCTCTACTATtaggtggtctgagtcagcatttgctcctctgaaacttctcagtgatgggaattttcGGAATTCCAAAAATTTCTTCTGATCCGATTTTCTAGCAAAAGAATCAGAAATTTTTCCGACATTTCCAGGCCGTTTTACTGATGTAtttaaatgtgttcaaaatgaTATACCCAACTATTTCAACAGTAGTGTAGCATGGGTACAAGATACAATGGCCAAACTGATGGGCCTAAGAAGTGTTTGCACATACTCTATAATAGGAGGTTGCTGGCCCTTTATTTGTAGAAttaaagagattaaaaaaatgacatagaatttgagggctagaaaattgtggtgggggggggggtgttgaaaTGCAGGATGTTTTATTGACAGGTTTAAGagtttaaataaataacatttaatatataACAACTAAATCGTAGTGGGTATCAGCTAGTATacagctatatatataaataattattacattataatGTAAACGTAGATTATTAAGTACTATaggtatagtatatatatatatatactactagTTCTAGGCTTTCTTTAGACATTTAGATTTTGATCTATGATGTCTATTCTTTATCTACAGTTTTTTCTAAAGACTATTTActgatgattgcataatataacaaaatatttttttttaatctttaaaaaaaaaaaaaaagcttatccaaTGGAAAGAACTATGTTCCTCTTATTTTAATAGTTCATGCTAGAACATATATTCATAAGTTGCTTTTATGATTTAtaaagagtttttaaaattcatttaaatagcaaataaaatgttttgtatgatCTGTTTTACTGAgtcaacatttaaatatatattattaatgcCGTTATCAGATACTTCTGTTAACACATGACTCttagaaactatttttttctgaCAGGGCAAACATGGGAGCATACCTTGATAAATTTGCTGAAGCTAATGATGGGGCAGAGGAGAGTACTCCAACAAAAATCACAAAACTGTTACACCAGAAACGCTTACTGGCCATAGATCCTAGATCTCCATCAGAAGGCATAACTAGAACACCTATCATTGTAGAGAAAACCCCCGTTCAGCAAAATGGTCGATTCAAACTGTGCAGTACTGAAGATGAAACACCAAAAATTTCAAGAAGCTTTGATCGCATTAAAGATCCTCGTTCTCCAACAGATGCATTTACTAGAACACCTATCACTGCTGGACTTCTTAACAGTAAACTCAATAATTTCTGTttataaggattttttttttttggtttaatttaatcattttttaaaattgtcttcTAAACAGTAATTTTGATAACTATTTTTTGCATTTAAACTTTTAGTAGAGAAAGGATAAGATTGACTATTTACACAGAATTAATAAGGATATCACTTAAGATTCATATGTCCTTGTAGATTTAGcgtattaatttattttgttttatcttataatatatattttctattcgttttttgaattatttaatgttgaaaataaagaaaatattgaataaaaatgtaaatataatgaTCGTCTCTTCTATCAATATaatctcatctgtcccttgactttcattatttagttgctgtgacagtttgtgtaaCCAAATCCATCCATTCTATcacattgtccagccagcttttctttggactgTCCTTTCTTCATGTACCCTTCATTGTACCtagaaggatgacttttgacagagtcatgtcttacaattcAATGTGGCCAAACCAGCTAAGCTTTTGTCTATTCACAGTATCAAAGAGTTTTTTCCATCCTTAGttttgacttgtaaaagtacaaattcatttgtcttcttttcctggtatctgatacccagcatttttctCTATAGCATTTAGTCAAGATCTAGTTCAAAATGATATACTTTCATTATTTACAGCCAATAGAAGATTGTCCCCTCTTGTTGCTGACTTCAATTCTCCAGCATCCCATCAGACTGAGACAGAATCTGGAATAGAATCAGCTGATGTCACACCAGTGATGAGCATGAGGCACAAACTAGGTTGGTACATTCACCCTGTTTCTAGCTCTAGTCCACATACTGTTATTAGATAATTTCAGTTTAGCTGTATAGCatttgtgtctttctttcttgtctGAGTGAAATATTTAACTTCTATTTAACTATCATCTTGTATTTAAGCAGATGAAACTGGCAACTCTCAAAGTCCAGACTCTGCTCTAAGTTTTGATTCCTGGGGACAACCATTTGATATAAGACACATTCAAGATGAACAGGTAATAGTCTCTAATAGTTTCATTTAAATACAGGTAGGCTTACTTGTATGCACCTTGCATATTTCATATACAAATACATGATTGAGagttttcatttcaaaatatgcatttcccctgcaactttaaaaaaaaaatttaattaaaaaaaacattgctacATTTTTTAGGGCGACTCCTCTTTCAATGCCCACTTTCATTCAACAGGCCTGGTacatctctctgtatatatatatatatatatatatatatataattatctattTAACTGATTTCATCCAGATCTAGCATGTGCTCCTCAGAATGATGAGTTCTTTGCTTCATgcaatgtgaattttttttttttgctttacaaTTACTTGTATCAACAGtgtgtcttttcattttgtgtatcaatttaaaaatatacagcACTCATTTACCATGAGTCAAACACTTCTACATAAACCtattttttctttgcattttaaaTTAAGGACTGTCAGTCTAAGGTAAGATGCTCGAGGCTGATATATTGGGCTGGCAGGGGTTGTGTCTCTCTGGAGTTGTCTGTCCTAAGACCGCCGATGACAATATcgcctatcttgcatcattcagaaCAAATCACTATCTTCCCatcatcaccatagaaacacacacagacacactccaTAACTGCAGCACATGGCTTATTTgatattgtaaaaagaaaattacttaataagacaaaaaaaaactttttttaaattagaaaataatatatttagtatagaattaaaaaggaatgcatgctctttttatatatcataaaggaatttttataaaacaaaaaaatatttttatattaatgtttgaaatttagaaataaaaacttactGACTGCTAAAAAACCtccaggatctagatctatacctgatcttagaaaataaaaatattatttgggatatttattcatatttccaCATAACTTAATATGAAAACCAGTTAAAAACACTTAAAATGAATATTCTGAGCTCATTGTCACCATCATCCAGAACATAaatctaaagaaaataaagcCTGTTTAAGACCCCACTCtttcaaaaaatcttttattgtaAAAACTTGAAAGAAGGAAATTCTGGATGTTAgtaaagggaaactattcaagaTAATATTTTAAGCAGAGAAAAAGAACAAAGACGTTTTGAAACACTAACATTGCCATCGATTAGAGCTTTATAGCTGGGTAAAATCAACAGTGGGAGCGTCCTTCTGAAGTCAGAgagttaatatattttttattgtttatttatttctttttttgtatatttatttgtaCTATATGAATATCTTTCTAATTTGGGTATTTAATACTTTGGCTGAAGTAGTTTTGATCATTCCTCTCAATACCTAGTTATTCTTTGCAATGCTTAGGTAGTAAGAAATATACGAAATCCACTTTTCATATTGGTAGATGCACTGGAACCACCTGTACAATATgtagacattttatttcaaatccTCAAACCTCAATAACAGGGTGCCACTAGATTAGAGAATATAGCGTATTTGAAAGAACTATGTGTCATTAATTAGgaactaaattttgttttaaacttaattTTGGTATCTTATATAAATTCCGTCTTGTATTGGAACACCTGTACACAGCTTCTGAACACAATTTCAACATTTAGTTCATCTGCTTTTCTAGTCAAAAATCttttattcataatttttttctatacaaactcaatagctttaaactaaacaagaaggtCCTAAATACTTTTTACGGCgggactatacaaaatctgctaacatacgtaataacttgttggcaaggcaacgcttcatataaactgttgcgacgtctagaaaacgtcataaaaaataaaaattacactcacaacattaccatatttaaatgaactttttgaacaaaagtgtcaaaggaaaattgaaaaaatcttgtaagacaacagccacccgctccatcagaactataTCAGGGCGTCACGAaatgggcgactgctgtcaatcaaaacaagaacagaacGATACAAAAAcccgttcgtacctcactcggttaGACTATATTGCCGCCACtcgatcagggaacatgaaaagcaccaagatgcctgtgtgtagtcgctgaatgaactctttatgttgtgtctgttgtatttatgtgtatttttctgttgtgttgtctttatatgagaaaagagtccttgtaatcacaacaaatttccgtaaggatcaataaagcagtcttagtcttagtcttttttGTTCAACAGAATTTTGAAGTTGATTCTTTGGATCCTATCATGTGTGAGGAGGAAGATGATGCAGAAATGGAAGCTATTGATGTTACTAGTAGCCCATCAATTCAAAGTCAACTCAGTACAGGTAAGTGttataaacaaaatgtgtaataaTACTTTTAGCCCATTGTCTTATAGTACTTGTGCTAATATATTGTCTTGTAGTGCTTGTGCTAATATATTGTCTTATAGTGCTTGTGATGGTAAATTGTCTTGCAGAGCTTGTATTACTAGTACATGTAAGTAAATGTTTGctgaattgttttatttattcttgtaTGTTACAGATGTCATATCTACAAGTGCCAGGACATCTTTAGAGTTACCAAGTGTCCTTACTCCCCAGTTGGCGTCTGCTGCTTCTCACAAGGCTATCAATGTTACCAACACACCAAAATTATCTCTTTTAGT is a genomic window containing:
- the LOC106075691 gene encoding cell division cycle-associated protein 3-like isoform X1, with protein sequence MGAYLDKFAEANDGAEESTPTKITKLLHQKRLLAIDPRSPSEGITRTPIIVEKTPVQQNGRFKLCSTEDETPKISRSFDRIKDPRSPTDAFTRTPITAGLLNTNRRLSPLVADFNSPASHQTETESGIESADVTPVMSMRHKLADETGNSQSPDSALSFDSWGQPFDIRHIQDEQNFEVDSLDPIMCEEEDDAEMEAIDVTSSPSIQSQLSTDVISTSARTSLELPSVLTPQLASAASHKAINVTNTPKLSLLVKKTGPLIWSEGVVRSPLSTVDNSLIQRKTAGGKKLKHSGVIDKENVFH
- the LOC106075691 gene encoding cell division cycle-associated protein 3-like isoform X2, producing the protein MGAYLDKFAEANDGAEESTPTKITKLLHQKRLLAIDPRSPSEGITRTPIIVEKTPVQQNGRFKLCSTEDETPKISRSFDRIKDPRSPTDAFTRTPITAGLLNTNRRLSPLVADFNSPASHQTETESGIESADVTPVMSMRHKLDETGNSQSPDSALSFDSWGQPFDIRHIQDEQNFEVDSLDPIMCEEEDDAEMEAIDVTSSPSIQSQLSTDVISTSARTSLELPSVLTPQLASAASHKAINVTNTPKLSLLVKKTGPLIWSEGVVRSPLSTVDNSLIQRKTAGGKKLKHSGVIDKENVFH